One Castanea sativa cultivar Marrone di Chiusa Pesio chromosome 4, ASM4071231v1 DNA window includes the following coding sequences:
- the LOC142630799 gene encoding psbP domain-containing protein 2, chloroplastic, whose translation MALQIWFPLFNHYHNHNLCNHARYGPTLMSSPRTLFSVSLPQASLSSTQQHNPDTTHYLNLNINNDTHKATQLGFLSKRRNLNLVILALFSNGFLPNMTTKPILAEELQLQRYIDPKEGFTLLRPSSWIKVDKAGATVLFEEANKGSNNVGVVVNPVRLTSLGEFGTPQFVAEKLIQAERRKESTNDAEVISVAERSGQGGSQVYEFEYKVDSTRGGMKRIFSAVFVASKKLYLLNITHSDKPDSPLDVHTRMMLEQVLHSFDAAPQT comes from the exons ATGGCTTTGCAAATTTGGTTCCCTCTCTTCAACCATTACCACAACCACAATCTCTGTAATCATGCTAGATACGGTCCAACATTAATGTCTTCTCCCAGAACCCTCTTCTCAGTTTCATTGCCCCAAGCTTCTCTTTCGTCAACTCAACAACACAACCCAGATACCACTcattatttgaatttgaatattaATAATGACACTCACAAAGCAACTCAACTTGGTTTTTTGAGCAAGAGGAGGAACCTCAACCTAGTAATTCTTGCATTGTTTTCAAATGGGTTTTTGCCAAACATGACAACAAAGCCCATTTTGGCTGAAGAATTGCAGCTCCAAAGGTACATAGATCCCAAGGAGGGTTTCACTCTCCTCAGACCCTCTTCTTGGATCAAG GTTGATAAGGCAGGGGCAACTGTTCTGTTTGAAGAGGCTAATAAGGGAAGTAACAATGTTGGGGTTGTGGTAAACCCAGTTCGTCTTACAAGCCTTGGAGAGTTTGGGACTCCTCAATTTGTAGCCGAAAAGCTTATACAGGCCGAAAGGCGCAAG GAAAGTACAAATGATGCTGAGGTGATTTCAGTTGCGGAGAGATCTGGCCAAGGAGGCTCACAAGTGTATGAGTTTGAGTATAAGGTTGACAGCACCAGGGGAGGGATGAAAAGGATCTTCTCAGCTGTATTTGTGGCCTCTAAGAAACTCTACCTCTTAAATATTACTCACTCAGACAAACCAGATAGTCCTCTTGATGTCCACACCAGAATGATGTTGGAGCAAGTTCTTCATTCCTTTGATGCAGCACCCCAGACATAA
- the LOC142630493 gene encoding amino-acid permease BAT1 homolog: MRNHQQEPEVPQIPVMDTGEKRLNELGYKQELRREMTLFKTLAISFSTMTLFTGITPLYGSSLQYAGPASLVWGWVVVSFFTWFVGIAMAEICSSFPTTGSLYFWAAHLAGPKWGPFASWCCAWLETIGLIAGIGTQAYAGSQTLQSIILLCTGTNKDGGYLAPKWLFLCMYIALTLIWAFLNTFALEVIAFIDIISIWWQVIGGTVIVIMLPLVALTTQSASYVFTNFEVVPGTTGISSKPYAVILSFLVSQYSLYGYDAAAHLTEETRGADKNGPIAILSSIGIISIFGWAYILALTFSIQDFGYLYDPTNETAGAFVPAQILYDAFHGRYHSATGAIILLFIIWGSFFFGGLSITTSAARVVYALSRDKGIPFSSIWRKVHPKHKVPSNAVWLCAAICILLGLPILKVNVVFTAITSICTIGWVGGYAVPIFARMVMAEKNFKPGPFYLGKARRPICLVAFLWICYTCSVFLLPTYYPITWNTFNYAPVALGVGLGLIMLWWMLDARKWFRGPVRNIDGQNGKV, from the exons ATGAGGAACCACCAACAGGAACCTGAGGTGCCACAAATCCCAGTAATGGATACTGGGGAGAAGCGGCTCAATGAGCTGGGTTACAAGCAAGAACTCAGAAGAGAAATG ACTTTGTTCAAAACACTGGCAATATCATTTTCAACTATGACCCTTTTCACTGGGATTACTCCCCTGTATGGTTCAAGTCTTCAATATGCAGGTCCTGCAAGTCTAGTTTGGGGGTGGGTGGTAGTATCATTCTTCACCTGGTTTGTTGGAATTGCAATGGCTGAGATCTGTTCCTCTTTCCCA ACTACTGGTTCTCTTTACTTCTGGGCTGCCCATTTAGCTGGTCCCAAATGGGGTCCATTTGCATCATGGTGTTGTGCTTGGCTAGAGACCATAGGGCTCATTGCCGGCATAGGCACACAG GCTTATGCAGGATCACAAACACTGCAAAGTATCATTTTATTATGCACTGGCACAAATAAGGATGGAGGGTACTTGGCTCCTAAATGGTTATTTCTATGTATGTACATAGCCCTGACTCTTATATGGGCATTTCTCAACACTTTTGCACTGGAAGTGATTGCCTTCATCGATATAATTTCAATATGGTGGCAG GTCATTGGAGGGACGGTTATTGTTATAATGCTGCCCTTGGTAGCACTGACTACACAATCTGCTTCATACGTGTTCACGAATTTTGAAGTGGTACCTGGGACAACTGGAATATCAAGCAAACCTTATGCAGTCATTCTATCTTTTCTAGTCAGCCAGTACTCACTATATGGATATGATGCTGCTGCACATTTAACTGAGGAAACCAGAGGGGCAGACAAGAATGGCCCTATTGCAATTCTTTCCAGCATCGGGATCATTTCAATATTTGGATGGGCTTATATTTTGGCCCTTACTTTCAGCATTCAG GATTTTGGCTACCTATATGATCCAACCAATGAAACTGCTGGAGCATTTGTGCCAGCTCAAATACTCTATGATGCATTCCATGGTAGATATCATAGTGCTACTGGAGctataattttactatttatcaTATGGGGTTCATTCTTCTTTGGGGGGCTCTCAATTACTACTAGTGCTGCCAGAGTG GTATATGCTCTATCAAGAGATAAAGGAATTCCCTTTTCATCCATTTGGCGAAAAGTGCACCCAAAACACAAAGTCCCTTCAAATGCTGTGTGGCTCTGTGCAGCCATATGCATCCTTCTTGGACTTCCAATCTTAAAAGTGAATGTAGTCTTCACTGCCATAACATCCATATGTACAATTGGTTGGGTTGGCGGCTATGCAGTTCCAATCTTCGCAAGAATGGTTATGGCTGAGAAAAACTTCAAGCCTGGGCCATTTTATTTGGGAAAAGCAAGAAGGCCAATTTGCTTGGTTGCCTTTTTGTGGATCTGTTATACCTGTTCAGTCTTCCTTTTGCCAACTTACTATCCAATTACTTGGAATACTTTCAATTATGCACCAGTGGCATTGGGTGTAGGTTTGGGTCTAATAATGCTTTGGTGGATGTTGGATGCAAGAAAATGGTTTAGGGGACCAGTTAGGAATATTGATGGTCAGAATGGGAAGGTTTAA